ttttttccaCGTAAAATTAATTGTAAATCCTGCATTGTTGTCACTAATTTGCTTAATTTAGCCAAATATTTGATGTGCTGTCCTGTTGCCTACTATAATTAGGCCTAATTTGGGCCTATTTCTATTTATGGTTATCCATTACGCATGACAAATATTTCtttcaaatataaaattaaTCTAAAGACGTGGTTATTTCTCACTCTTTGAATCAATAGACAGGCTTACTTGCTTTATTACAACGTATAGCCAGCCTACATAAATCAAATCAGTATCCATATTTTACAAAGATCTGTTAAAATCATTTACAGATAGGCTATCACTACTTTGAATGTAGGTTCAATGAGACAGGAAGCATCAGACCAGGAGCTATCGGAGGCTCTAAGCCTAAAGTCGCCACTCCCAAAGTTGTGCAGACGATCCTGCATCTGAAGCACTCCGACCCCACTATGTTCGCCTGGGAGATCAGAGacaggctgctgctggagcGAGTGTGTGATCAGGACAGCGTGCCCAGTGTCAGCTCCATCAACAGGTAGATAACTGCGTTTGTGTGTCACACAGAGGTAATTAAAACAAGCATTGAGTGAGTTCCTTTATGTCTTTACAGGATAATCAGAAACAAAGTCCAGTTGCAGTCTTGTGAAACCGgtaaattcttcttcttttcttctctaaTTTGggctttctgtctctgatgtttCCTTTAACTGACCTCTACATTATCATCAGCATCGTCTGTTGCTAAGGGACCAGCTTATTCCTCAAAGCCTACCTATTCCATCGGTGGTACTCTGGGAATAAGGAAATGCagcagaaaatataaagaaggtatttattttatatatgaGTGTaatgtgggtgtttgtgtttgaatgtgtatagATATGAGCTATATTACATGTTGAGCTTTTTATACAAAGAGCACATGTCTCAGGTGGAAAGTAAGATAAACAATCaggacagcactccaaatttgtatttttaattgccACAGGAACGTTTTGAGCAGACAGGGGGAAAGTActcatttaaatatgtaaaaagtaTGTACATTATCCTTTAGTCTTTTACAtatagtctttgcttattttgtgtttattgttgatatttaatattatactTTTGTACATAGTGTTGGGGTTTTACAGAGCTGATACGTGGGCGACAGTTATGTTGGGTTTTATATATAAAGCAATATCAACTTTAGACATTACTTTATGTTGGTCTTACTTAGTCTTTGTAACTTCCTCTTTACAATTTGGAAGCATAACAAGCAATAATCAAAGTGTTTTCTGAGATCTAACTTGATTTTTTACGTTTATTTTTCTTCCAATTTGCCTTTATATTGTCCACAATTTGGTTTATTTGTTCACTGCAGTGAGCAGCTCTTTCAATTTTGTTGTACTGTGGAACCAGAGTGTCCCTCAATATCATCCTCAAACGTCTAGTAAAATGTGTCCTACATACTGACATCTTTGAGTGTGTTAGGATTTTTCTGACACTTTTCTACAAACTCAAATCAGGAAGTTGAAGAAGAATGTTTGTTCCATCTTATTTAACAATAACCTCATCTTTATATTCAGTCATCTCCTTTAATGTactatttgggttttttttttaattgcctgttgtgaagcactttgtttcCTGTattgaaaagtgctttacaaattaaattgttttattaaagtattattattatagctCAGTAAACTCTGTGAAAGTTGTTATTTTCTACACCCATTCTATTCAGTTTGGTTGTTTTCAAAAAACGATTTTAAGCAGaagaaaagtaagaaaaatgacataaaacacATTGTTTCAGAAAAAGAATGTTACACTTTATACAACATGTTGTTCAGATGGATGCAGAGCAGAGATCACAGAGGCTTCTCATCAGTGGTTTCAGACCACACAGTAGACCGATGAGTGAAGCTGGTGGTCTTGTGTTAATATTATTCTCCTTATAACAACCTCCGCAGCAGGAGATCCACCTCAGCGCTCCATGCTCCTGTCCTCCCTCTCACCTCAGCCTCTCATTACAGGCTTGCTTACACCTTCACTCCTCCATCACTGCATCCATTAGAAAAGGAGAGTGAGGAGATACATGAGCACTTAGAGATACGTGTGTTTTATCATTCCACTAATAAGAACACGTGATGATTGCAGTGAGAGGATGGATGTAGGAAGATATAAAAGTGTGAACCTGGacaaaagatgttttgttttacagatgGTGATGTCTCCTGCAGTGTTTATGGCATTCAGCCATGTTCCTGTAAAGACACCTTTAGGTGGTCGGACCCCTGCCTGACCACTTTCTCCAGCCTGGCCTTTAACTCAAACCTGCCAGCTAATCATCATCAAAACCTCTAAGGTCAGTCTCCATTTTAATATcagcatatatatatttaatatatatatatatatatatacatgaaaaaataaaggttGTCTCttgtctgtcctcctcttcaggGCTTCCATGTTTTTATAGCTCAACAGGGCTGCTAAAGacaacaaaaggaagaaaatcatCTCCTTAAATTCTGCAAAAAGATCTTAAAAGTAAtggattaaataaataacaattatCACAACATGACTGACATCAAGGTCAAcctatgtttaaataaaactgaaatgccatactttactttttgtgttttatttgcattatttggaaacaaacaacagagcTACATATTAGTGCCGCCCCTGTCACCCTTGTGGCCATTACCTCCTCAGCCAGCGGTTGAGAGGGACCATCATTAGGGGCCCCGTGATAGATGACAGGGACTGTTTTCTCTACTTATTGTACATTTCCCCACCCCGCATGAGAGATTAGAGGTGGAGATAGGAGATCCCAGAGGGACCAGCAGGGTCAGCAAACACAGCGGAGAAAGAAATCTGTGGCCAACAGTGGGCATCAGTCTGTGGGAGACATGTAGAGAACAGACATAAATCTGCTAACATTTCTACAGCACATGCACATTGCACTTTTGTGTTTCATAAGATCGACAGCTTAAGGTAGAGTGTAAAATTGTTTAtgttactggaaaaaaaaaaaatcttaaacacATGTAGCCACTCCCTAAATAGAAAGCAAACATAcactacacatttaaaaattatCCTGCATGCCTATCCTACATTCTTATTGAATTAAGCTACTAGCTCtcagaaggaaaaagaaaaaaacaaataaatcattcacATTTATGATGATCAAAAATAGCTTTGCGAAGCATTTTTTGGAAACAAAATGTATACAACAAACTTACAAACACCTCTTTAATCATTATCTAAATGGCCAAAAGGGTCTAAACATGTTCTCAGGTGCATACAGTAGCAggaacaaaaaatgaaaatgaaatcaaaagtccatggcacactgaaaataactctgcTATATATTTTATAGTGTGCGAACAACGTGTttcgcctgtagcttcctcaggttcgcccAGCACCAGTTCAGCCTGGGCGAACCTGATTGAAACTTTTGACCGCTTACATCATGTTTGCTCTCCAATTGTAAAGAACCTTTGTATAGAGTCTGGGTGTGACTTTGACTTTGCTCTAAACAACCTTTTCAAGTCATTCTGGAGAATGTTCCATGAAGAGGGGGGGCAGCAAAACTAAACACTCTTTTCCCGAGTTCTGTGATAATGATGTTTGATTCTAAAATCCAACTACTTTGTAAAATACTGGACATGATATCATGTTCCTCCTTTTAagtcaaataaatgtatgtaaaaTGTTACAAGAGagtatgtgttcatgtgtcatATTTGTAGATGTATTATGTTTAATTCCTGTATACAGATGAAGAAATGCACATCATGTTAGCACCATGTTTATACTAAAGCCTCGCAGGTCTACCTGATACACATTCAACTTTATTTCTAAAtcacatttgtctttgtttttttataaagggAAGTAATTTTAGTAGTATATTAAAATAGCACAAATATGGGCAATGATAGTATAGATcttgaatgaaataaaacattttgatattaaattaaaattttcaaatttatCCAACTACTCAACTCATGATTTATAGCTTGAACAGTGATGGTTGAGTCCTTGTGTGTGTACAAtatactttttttcagtttgaataCTGAcggcatgaaaaaaaaaaaaacatttcactgactCACAAGTTCAAATGTTTGGTAAATTTTGCTGATTTCATCGGCGCAATAGAGAGATACACATTAACTACACTCATCTGGCAATAATTCATCTGGCTTGTACATTAAGAATAAGTTCTGGGAtcgctgggtgtgtgtgtgtgtgtgcttgctttATATTTGTCTGAGTGTAAAGCTGTTTTGCTTGTTCAGCTAGGTTCAAAGTACAAAAGTTGATTTTTATTTGGGATTTGTTCACTGACTACTTCCTTCTTTATAAATCACTGCAGCATTTCCTCATTCCCATAATGAAGACAGCTCAGCCACCAAAGGAACGGGGAGTATAAACTCACCAGGGCAGATTTATTGACCAATAATCACATCAAATAAACTGAAGACTGAGCTAGAGTTCATTACTgccctgagagctggtcgagtAAACACAAAGGAGTCAATCTTTCACTGGAACCACCTGAGGAGAACATTTAAGACTGCACAGTGACGGAGGCCGTTGAACGAAACCAGACCAGAAGAACTTATAAGAACAAGTGCTGTAAGATGTCATTGCACCCCAGAATGGTCTTCAAGCGGAGAGAGACCATCACAGATCTGCCTCTCTACTACTCTGGATGCCTGCAGAAGAAAAGCTCCAAAGAGAAGGTGAGGAAACCGACTGCTAAAGACAACTGTCATGGTTCAGTGACAGTGTTACATTTGGAAATTAGAAAGTGGCAACAAGTGCAGACATTAAATTGACGGATGTGATTTTCAGGATTTCAAGAAATTTTTCGGAGAGCTCCGAGGAACCACACTGTTTCTGTATAAAGATGACACACAGGCTACAGTaagcagttttatttatttttattcactgAGTTTTAGCAAGAGTGTGATTTACAAAATACCATTATTAAATGATCAATTTAACAATTCATTTAAGAGctgttttccccccttttttaaaaacgttgctgtacatatataaacaacacaacttcagaaggtcaacacttttttatttagattttttatattcaggtctaattacagattttttcctcacctgtttataggttcttgtttaaatttcacatatatttttatccctgcacaggttatgtacatttcttgtaaacgtctattttttttaattgcacagtttaagtttgattcatctagggggattctttaaatcttgttttcaggttaatatatttGTATGGGAgtggggcgtcggttttgtggttaatttgtaacaaatgtttcatgtcatgtacgtctttgtaacctgctactggatgctttgaatctccctcgggatcaataaagtatctatctatctatctatctatctatctatctaagaTGTATGGTGTTAAGCCTTTTAAATCAGGGCGATTCCGTGGAAGGGCTTTTACAAGTGGGTGATATACTAACAGAAAAGGTGCATTCAAGAACAGATTTGTTCTACTTAGATCACAGAAGAAGTTACTTAGTTCTCACATTATGTGATGCatatttcaatatttctttTTGAAGTGTTGATTTGTACTTGTTTTAGTTGAAATGTTTGCTCTCCAGTACACAGACAAGATGGACCTGGAGAAGTTGAAGTCCATGGAGCTGGAGAATGCCTTTCAGAAGAAGGTGCCGCCAATCTTCACTCTCTTCCTACACTCAGAGGAGGTGCAGCTTAAGGTGTGTTGAAGCTcaattttctccttttttcagCCTGTAGTTGGTCTTGGGTTTACAAAGAAATTTGAAATCATATGGGCATTGGTTTTAATTTGTCGGCTAACTTATATCTGACCCCGTC
This is a stretch of genomic DNA from Labrus bergylta chromosome 9, fLabBer1.1, whole genome shotgun sequence. It encodes these proteins:
- the LOC109993051 gene encoding paired box protein Pax-5-like, giving the protein MEAHFGQVPLIVTHRHGGMNQLGGVFINGRPLPHVVRQRIVELALRGVRPCEISRRLRVSHGCVSKILTRFNETGSIRPGAIGGSKPKVATPKVVQTILHLKHSDPTMFAWEIRDRLLLERVCDQDSVPSVSSINRIIRNKVQLQSCETASSVAKGPAYSSKPTYSIGGTLGIRKCSRKYKEDGDVSCSVYGIQPCSCKDTFRWSDPCLTTFSSLAFNSNLPANHHQNL